A genomic segment from Candidatus Binatia bacterium encodes:
- a CDS encoding DUF6516 family protein, giving the protein MKARLVFHEKRLVWSPSLNSAGVVELKVWEVLRSEKYLAGRKFSLFLVAHGEVLIGVDNHNPKGPHLHLGKEERPFHYTDDDQLLKDFWELVRKAGFEP; this is encoded by the coding sequence ATGAAGGCCAGACTTGTCTTTCATGAGAAACGGCTGGTCTGGTCGCCGTCGCTGAACTCGGCGGGAGTCGTGGAACTCAAAGTGTGGGAAGTCCTAAGGTCGGAGAAGTATCTTGCTGGGCGCAAGTTCTCCCTGTTCTTGGTTGCGCACGGAGAGGTGCTGATCGGCGTCGACAACCACAATCCCAAGGGACCCCATTTGCATCTGGGCAAAGAGGAGCGGCCCTTCCACTACACGGACGACGACCAGCTCCTGAAGGACTTCTGGGAGCTGGTCAGAAAGGCAGGTTTCGAGCCATGA